The following proteins are co-located in the Leptodactylus fuscus isolate aLepFus1 chromosome 8, aLepFus1.hap2, whole genome shotgun sequence genome:
- the LOC142217169 gene encoding microfibril-associated glycoprotein 4-like gives MKKLLLNFALILLLQSGHSAPLNQAYITSCKDTCHPHDCSDVSAQGLTSNGVYLIYPGGVTSPPVPVYCDMTSSGGPWTVFQKRFDGSVNFYRGWKEYKNGFGTASGEYWLGLKYIHLLTQKRSYSLRIDLVDFEDNSRHGTYDSFSLSAFAIDPEEDGYKLYIGAFQEGDSNKPMGDSLRTQQEMKFSTHDNDRDTIAGNCAVIFQGASWYKDCHSANLNGLYLKGQTEEYAKGLTWAAWKGQHYSLKASEMKIAVNKMNTNN, from the exons ATGAAG AAGTTGTTGCTGAACTTCGCGCTCATCTTGCTTCTGCAGAGTGGCCATTCTGCGCCACTGAACCAGGCTTATA TTACTAGCTGCAAAGATACCTGCCATCCCCATGACTGTTCAGATGTGTCTGCCCAGGGTCTGACCTCGAACGGTGTGTACCTGATATATCCTGGCGGTGTGACTTCTCCTCCAGTACCTGTGTATTGTGATATGACCAGTAGTGGTGGACCTTGGACA GTGTTTCAGAAGAGGTTTGATGGCAGTGTGAACTTCTACCGTGGCTGGAAAGAATACAAGAATGGGTTTGGGACAGCGAGTGGAGAATACTGGTTGG GTCTAAAGTATATTCACCTCCTAACCCAGAAGAGGTCATATAGCCTTCGGATCGACCTAGTGGATTTTGAGGATAATTCTCGGCATGGGACATATGACTCCTTCTCTTTATCAGCATTTGCCATTGACCCAGAAGAGGATGGGTACAAGCTCTATATTGGTGCATTTCAAGAGGGTGACTCCAACAAACCTATGG GAGATTCCCTGAGAACTCAGCAGGAGATGAAGTTTTCCACTCACGATAATGACAGAGACACAATTGCAGGTAACTGTGCGGTCATTTTTCAAGGAGCGTCATGGTACAAAGACTGTCACAGCGCCAACCTAAATGGTCTATACCTAAAGGGACAAACCGAAGAGTATGCAAAGGGCTTAACTTGGGCAGCATGGAAGGGACAACACTACTCCCTGAAGGCATCTGAGATGAAGATCGCCGTaaataaaatgaatacaaataatTAA
- the LOC142217170 gene encoding microfibril-associated glycoprotein 4-like, with product MKKLLLTFALFLHLQCGHVTAGSAPLNQDNIAKCKDSCLPHDCSDVYAQDLTSDGVYLIYPGGLMSPPVPVYCDMTSAGGPWTVFQKRFDGSENFYRGWQDYKLGFGRASGEYWLGLQHIFFLTQTTPRRLRIDMKDFENNKRHVTYDYFSISPLSVNPEQDSYKLYVDGFKEGDPERPVGNSLQGHNGLNFSTYDRDRDMYSGNCAQNYHGAFWYGRCHGANLNGKYHHGNTTEYATGVVWYTWTTYYYSLKETEMKLGALLPVEQY from the exons ATGAAG AAGCTGCTGCTGACTTTCGCCCTCTTTCTGCACCTTCagtgtggtcatgtgactgcaggtTCTGCTCCTCTGAACCAGGATAATA TTGCTAAATGCAAAGATTCATGCCTACCCCATGACTGCTCGGATGTGTATGCCCAGGACCTGACCTCCGATGGTGTATACCTGATCTATCCTGGTGGTTTGATGTCTCCTCCAGTACCTGTGTATTGTGACATGACAAGTGCCGGAGGACCCTGGACG GTCTTTCAGAAGAGGTTTGATGGCAGTGAGAATTTCTATCGAGGTTGGCAGGACTATAAGCTTGGATTTGGACGAGCATCTGGAGAATATTGGCTTG GTTTGCAGCACATTTTCTTCCTCACCCAGACTACACCGCGTCGGCTGCGCATTGACATGAAGGACTTTGAGAACAATAAACGTCATGTGACTTATGACTACTTCTCCATCTCACCTCTGTCTGTCAACCCTGAGCAGGACAGCTACAAACTGTATGTTGATGGATTTAAGGAGGGAGATCCAGAGAGACCAGTTG GAAATTCTCTACAAGGTCACAACGGGTTGAACTTTTCGACCTATGACCGGGATAGAGACATGTATTCTGGAAACTGTGCGCAGAATTATCATGGGGCGTTTTGGTATGGCAGATGTCATGGTGCCAATCTTAATGGGAAATATCATCATGGCAATACCACAGAGTATGCCACTGGCGTTGTGTGGTATACATGGACGACATACTACTATTCCTTAAAGGAAACTGAGATGAAGCTTGGGGCACTTTTGCCAGTAGAACAGTACTGA
- the LOC142217172 gene encoding microfibril-associated glycoprotein 4-like, whose amino-acid sequence MKKLLLTFALFLHLQCGHVTAGSAPLNQDNIGSFRDFYNPFDCSDVAAQGFFSDGVYLIYPGGVTSPLPVYCDMTSAGGPWTVFQKRFNGIVNFYRGWNEYRTGFGTADGEHWLGLKNIHLLTQKRSYQLQICVTDFENSTRCGIYDSFSLSISAMDPEEDGYKLNIGAFQEVDPKTPLGDGLRFHQGMNFSTFDKDRDTYSGNCAELFKGASWYKDCHSANLNGLYLKGETKEYGKGLTWAAWRGQYYSMQASVMKIAIKNH is encoded by the exons ATGAAG AAGCTGCTGCTGACTTTCGCCCTCTTTCTGCACCTTCagtgtggtcatgtgactgcaggtTCTGCGCCTCTGAACCAGGATAATA TCGGCAGCTTTAGAGATTTCTACAACCCCTTTGACTGCTCAGATGTAGCTGCCCAGGGTTTCTTCTCAGACGGTGTGTACCTGATATATCCTGGTGGTGTGACTTCTCCATtacctgtgtactgtgacatgaccagTGCTGGAGGACCTTGGACG GTCTTTCAGAAGAGGTTTAATGGCATTGTGAACTTTTATCGTGGCTGGAACGAATACAGGACTGGGTTTGGGACGGCAGATGGAGAACACTGGTTGG GTCTAAAGAACATTCACCTCCTCACCCAGAAGAGGTCATATCAACTTCAGATTTGCGTAACAGATTTTGAGAATAGTACTCGGTGTGGGATATATGACTCTTTCTCTTTGTCAATTTCCGCTATGGACCCAGAGGAGGATGGGTACAAGCTGAATATTGGTGCATTTCAAGAAGTTGACCCCAAAACACCTCTTG GAGATGGCTTGAGATTTCACCAGGGGATGAACTTTTCCACATTCGATAAAGACAGGGACACCTATTCAGGTAACTGTGCAGAGCTTTTTAAAGGAGCTTCATGGTACAAAGACTGTCACAGTGCCAACTTAAACGGCCTATATCTAAAGGGAGAAACCAAAGAGTATGGAAAGGGCTTGACTTGGGCAGCATGGAGGGGACAATACTACTCCATGCAAGCATCTGTGATGAAGATCGCCATAAAAAACCATTAA
- the LOC142217168 gene encoding microfibril-associated glycoprotein 4-like has product MSREVWMKNNHHLHLHEVMDHTTSMTGHHESHKDFTEQRIQFIITFTFMEVLCSWARLGWKDPNTHLCQIFTLLVLGCIQQVTSSGNYNVSAPQHKSEVEHFPVDCQDVWDIGQTLSGVYTIYPQGLQRPLPVYCDMTTGGKVWTVFQRRLDGSLNFNQSWQNYVSGFGNADGEYWLGLQNIYRLTMRGEYELRLELEDRNGNRVSAQYMNFSLSRHALNPNSDGYRLHIGAFKDEGAGDALSLHNGHMFSTYDKDQDEHILNCAEYYGGGFWYNSEGCAEASLNARYNTIDSTHPAFSWTTWVDFPETLQGSQMKIRRIPA; this is encoded by the exons ATGTCTCGTGAGGTTTGGATGAAGAACAACCACCATCTACATCTTCATGAAGTCATGGACCACACAACATCCATGACTGGTCATCATGAGAGTCACAAAGACTTCACAGAGCAGAGAATTCAGTTCATCATTACCTTCACATTTATGGAAGTGTTATGTTCTTGGGCAAGGCTTGG ATGGAAGGACCCTAATACGCATCTTTGTCAG ATATTCACATTACTTGTGTTGGGGTGTATCCAACAAGTCACCAGCAGCGGGAACTATAATGTATCAG CTCCGCAGCACAAGTCTGAGGTGGAACACTTTCCTGTAGACTGCCAGGATGTTTGGGACATAGGTCAAACCTTAAGCggtgtatataccatatatccTCAAGGactgcagcgccccctacctgtatACTGTGATATGACAACTGGTGGGAAGGTCTGGACG GTGTTTCAGAGGCGACTGGACGGCTCCTTGAATTTCAACCAGTCCTGGCAGAATTACGTCAGTGGGTTCGGAAACGCAGATGGAGAATACTGGCTGG GGCTGCAGAACATTTATCGTCTGACAATGAGGGGCGAATACGAGCTCAGGTTGGAGCTAGAGGATCGGAATGGAAACAGGGTTTCAGCCCAATATATGAACTTCAGTCTGTCTCGACATGCCCTGAACCCCAACAGTGATGGATATCGACTGCATATCGGGGCATTTAAAGATGAAGGGGCAG GGGACGCCTTGAGCCTCCACAATGGACACATGTTCTCCACCTATGATAAGGACCAAGATGAACATATCCTGAACTGTGCCGAGTATTATGGGGGAGGGTTCTGGTACAACTCTGAGGGCTGCGCTGAGGCCAGCCTGAACGCTCGCTACAACACAATCGACTCCACGCACCCCGCATTTTCCTGGACAACTTGGGTGGATTTCCCAGAGACGCTCCAGGGAAGTCAGATGAAGATAAGGAGAATCCCAGCATGA